One stretch of Miscanthus floridulus cultivar M001 chromosome 18, ASM1932011v1, whole genome shotgun sequence DNA includes these proteins:
- the LOC136519395 gene encoding uncharacterized protein: protein MGMEHFMSSANPSAGFALYGNEATEEMKRLQGLRAETLMETYQSTESRDVAIRCPIPCKSSRRYREHDLRAAQDLSEFILSKASPPYFMGSPPVRATNPLVHDAQFCAWKVHNVDQTLGIPIPAKSNNARYCARKESFTNA, encoded by the exons ATGGGTATGGAACATTTCATGAGTTCTGCAAACCCTTCAGCAG GTTTTGCATTGTATGGAAATGAAGCAACAGAGGAAATGAAAAGGTTACAAGGTCTAAGAGCAGAAACACTGATGGAAACCTACCAAAGCACAGAAAGCAGAGATGTCGCGATCAGGTGTCCAATACCATGCAAAAGCAGCAG GCGGTATAGGGAACATGACTTGAGAGCTGCACAAGATCTTTCTGAATTCATTCTGAGCAAG GCTTCACCTCCATACTTTATGGGATCTCCACCAGTTCGTGCAACCAATCCTCTTGTTCATGATGCACAATTCTGTGCGTGGAAAGTGCACAATGTAGATCAGACGTTAGGAATTCCTATACCAGCCAAGAGTAACAATGCTCGCTACTGTGCAAGAAAAGAATCTTTTACGAACGCTTGA